Genomic window (Phaeodactylum tricornutum CCAP 1055/1 chromosome 3, complete sequence):
GGGATGTTCGGGGATGCCGACAACGccgtgttggtggtggtggaggaggacGGCGCGTCACGCGACAACGTCGTGCGTACCAAGTCTCGTACTGCGGTTTCCGCGCGTCGTACCCGATTTTCGGGACACTGGACGGATTCTAGAAATGGATGGAGGACTTCTTCCATACACGACGTCAGCACGGATTCCGTGTCGTCGCCTGGGGCCATTTCGTCGAGTTTGGCCGCCAGCATGCCGGCAATGTACGCGATcaaatcgtcgtcgaggCCGTCCACGATCGTTTCGTCACGATCCCCATTCGAAAGCAACACGCTCGATAACGCCACGGTCAGACGCTCTTCCGCATCCTCCATGAAGAGgattttgttggaaagcgTACTTTTGTTCGTTCCTACGTTCCGAGTGGGTAGGTATCCGTCGAATGACGGTATCGCCAACAGAAAGGATGGGGTTGGGTTTTCCGACGAAGCCAAGTGACGATGATTTCGCGCTTGGGTCGAAATGCCCAacaaaatccgggtttgTGAGCTGTTTCTACTCGAATCGCAAAACGGTGCCTGTACTGTGAAGTTTGCGCGGAACCGTCCATTGTAATTTGGCATCGAGAACCCTAAATCTGGATTGGCTGTGTGTGACTCACTCGACCGCTGGCGGACTTTCTACCATACCATCCCCACGACCATGAGAcgactaacagtaagggCCCCCCCGCCCGAGCCATCGGTGCGATATCCTagacagtgagtgagtgacACACCATTGACTGAACCGTCAGACACACAACCTTACCGTACGAAAGAGATCTGTGTTGGCTGGTAGTTTGGTTCTACAGAAAGAAACATTCCGCTGACATTCCTATCCAACCAAgcaactaacagtaagcaacCCCGACGTCCCCCGCTTTCTTGGAGCTTTTCCATTCCTACACGATCCTTTCATTTTGCATTCGTTCCTATTAATTTGGCACGTCACGAACGGCGAATCATGAGAATTACCGTGGCACAACGTACCGGACGCTTTCTGTTCCGGTGTCGAACAACGACGGCATCGTCCCACGCCACTGGAAGTGCCGCTGCACGGCAACGAGCCCACCAGCACCGATCGCTCCTCACGCGAACCTTGAGTCTGCAAACCACACAAaccgtggcggcggcttggaaCGATGCCGGAGCCGAAGCCTCGCTCCTTTTGCCAGCCTgggacgaagacgaggatggAACGTAAGTACGTACGAACGAACGACCCCACGAGTGAGagaagagagagagatgaGACGGACTGGTCACAATCCCGCCACGAGAATTGCTGCTGACAGCTATTCGTGTACACACTTTTTCCACCACCCGTCAATTCAcatatttacagttgatgCATTTGTTCTTCTCCGAAATCTTACTTTTTACAGATGACACCGGACGGAGTACCTCTTGCGGAACCTTTGAACGAGAACGAAAGGTGAGTTTTGTCGGTTGCTCGCTTGCCGTGTGCCACGCACCAAAAAAACCACACTCCCAATGAAGAAATTGCGATTACAACTACATTCTATACTGCCGAAATCAAAACCGTGTAGATGACATCTTCGTATTGCTGACTTCCTTCCGAGGGACATTCCCGTGACTTTGAATGCGGACTCTACAATAGTTGTACGTTTGATCTCCTCACGTCTATCCTTTTTTGTGCTCGGCAGCGCTTCTCGGTCGACGGAGTATGTTTCCGTAGGAACAAGTTCGATTCTCCTCTAGCCTTATAATTTCTGTTTGCTCTACACGTGTTTTCTACTAGATTGTTTGTAAAAGTATCGCTAGCTCGTGGTTCGTACTTTGGCTTGCTCGAATGCCGAAATAGATTGGCCCTACAGCCTTTTTTCAATTCGATTGTTGCTTTCTAATTACCCACCATCGTCGTCTACGGCACCACATCCTTGTAAGTCTCGAAACGCCACCGTTTGTACACTTTGTGGAGAATCAGATGGCGACTCGGACGAATCGATAATAGTGCCGGAGAAACCCATATCTATCGCATTCGCCGCGAGTACAAAGGGACGTGCCGCGGCCTCTCGAAAGCGCCCCGTCTCGTGTTCCGCAATCAAGTAGGACATACTCGAGAAAGGCGCAACATTCCGCCGTATACTATCCAAATTACCGTTGGCAGGCACTATCCCTCGACCTCGTGCGCCGATAGAGTTGGAAATTCGCGCCAAGGGAGCTCGGCCAGATGCGGTCCGTAGTGTAGAGATCATGCTCTGCCAATGAACGCCAAAAGGTGTTACGGGGAGGGCGCGCGAGACCTATCTACTCGTGGCGAATCGCAGCAACTGACGACTATGTTCAGTACAGGAGTTGGAGTGTGGGATAACAGGACCAGGCGCAATACTCGATGGCCTCGAGCTGGGTAGATCCGGGAAGCTGGATCGAGTCAACTGTAAGTAGGTCGGTTAGTTGTATACCGGTATATGTCACAAAAAGGTTTGTTCACCCGAGAGGATCGTCGCCCAATGCAATCCACACAGTAGACTGTTCCATCGTTTTCTATTGCAGAAAGGCTGGTGTACTTTGGGTCAGGGTCAGAAATGGTAAGATTTGtcgaaattgactgtgacactAGTAAGGTGTCTCGGAAATCTTGTGACGTTCGCAGGAATGTTCGCCGATGATCGATGGCATGAACTTTCGGTGCGGGTCGCTGTCAATTGCCAGTGTTAAAATCCCCTGTGGCATACCCTTCAAATGTCGGCATGAACTTTTGCCAACCGTAAAATCAATCCTGTGGTATACGCTGTGATTGTCCCTTGCGAGGATCCGCTCACAAAAACGTTCCCGAGGACAAGTTACAGGTATTTCTTCCAACGCTTCTTCATCATGAAAGTGAACGGTAGTTGTTTGTGTGAAGTCATCCGGTTCTCCGCCACACTCAAGCAAAAACACGTCGACGTTTGTCATTGCGATATGTGTCGCAAGTGGCACGGTGGAATGGGTTTCAGTGTCCCCTTGACGGAGCCGCCCACGCTTCTATCGGGTAAGGAGGACGGTCAATTGAGTCTGTACCAGTCTTCGGAATGGGGACAACGCTTGTTTTGTAAAACCTGCGGTTCGTGTCTCTTTTATCAGGCCCCCGACTACGGATACTACGGTGTGGTTCCGGGAgttttggacgaagaagatcaaCTCGAAGAGATGAAATTGGAAATCTTTACGGATCAGAAACCGTCCTATTACTACGACTTTGCGGGGGATACGAAAAAGATGACCAGGGCCGAGTTTCTCGCCTCCTTGGAGTCCAAGGACTGTGGTGGCGAACAAACTGAATAAGCAGTGGAGACTCACAGTTATTCAGTCAGGCAGTCGGTGGTTATCTTCCGCGAGTGCGTAGCTGACGCTGTTTCTGAACAGACCGTGTGCAGAAAGGCGAACCGGTACGCATTCCACTTTGAAACGCAACGAAACACATGGATATTGTATGGGGCAGGGTCGCCCACGAAATGCGGGTGCATTCTTGAATAAAGACTAACGATCAAAAGATATAGTAGCAGACGTTACCCAGGAGTAGGAAACAGAATGGGCTGTTCCTGTTGTCATCTTCGAGACAGTAACAAAAGTTGGAGCATAGGAAACGTGTCCCAATGTTGGGTCTACTTTGGGATAGTCGCACAGACAAAGTGGTCGGTCGGAGTCGGAGTCTGATTGCGTGCGCAATAGGGACACACACCATTGGAAACAACGGCCCCTTTGCTCCCCCGTGTTTGTGGAAGCACAAAGGTCGACTGTCGTTCTCAAaggtcatcgtcgtcatcctcgcTGCTACTGGCTTGTAAAAGAGCTTCTTGCAAGCGCTGCAGCGCAACGGCTTCGGTTCCACGGTGGGCCTCGTTGGTGGTTCCGGACGAATTGAGGGGTTGCACAGTGGCTGGCGGTGCCGTAGTGCCAGCCGCTTCCCTAGCCCGACTCAGGCAGGCTTCTTCCTCGCGTAGTTGTTCCAAGACTTCCGTCAACATCCTTTCCTTGGCTTGCAAGGCATCGTATTCGTCATCCAGGACTCTCCGACGGTCCTCTAGCGCGTTTCGACACTCCTCGCGGGGCACGGGAGGGGAAGGTTGGTCGGGAGAAGGCATTCGGGTCGGTTttggtcggtcggtcggtcggtctCAGTCGAACTCTCCACCAACCAGCAAGCGTTGAATGGATTTTACTTGAATGGACACATAACAGTAAAACAGGACGGCACAGACGAACGAGAAACccaatcgtcgacgacgaccgAATGTGTAGGGATGTTTCGTTCGTATACCAACGAGAACGGCAACGGGTATCTTCCGTGCGTTGTCTCTAGTAGAGTCGCGGGTTCCCTGCCAGGTTTTCCGGGACTGCCGATTCACGAATTGTGAGAAGGCGTCCCCAAAATTGGACTTCACTTGTCAGTTCGGTTCGAAGCCGTCCGGCCATGGTAGGAGCGTACCTCTCTAGAGAGACGtaagtaggtaggtaggtaaAAACAGATTCGGCGGGAATTGCTGTATAGTAGCCAAAACTTGGGGGTCACATAGGGAGAATTAGAGTCCAGTCCAGTCCCAAACCTACTCCGAGTAGGCAAATCCCGAACGCACGTCCCCAACGTAACTACGGTATctctagctaggtaggtAGGGAACTAGGAAGGTAGTGTTGTAGACACAACAAAACTTTTGGACAGTGAGAGAAGCGAACGACCCGTGAAAAAGTTCAAAAGTCCATCCCGGTGCCACCCTACGTTCTCTCGCGTCCCTCCACACTCACACCGCACAAACCCAAACAATCCTCCCAAACAACAATCCGCACGCACCGACCAGGTGTGTATCGTTACCGACGGTGACAGTATCATGCATCCGTCGTCGATGAGTCCATCGGGTATCGCCAAGTCGTTCTTGCCGTCAATGAGTCCATCCGGAACGATCAAGTCTTTTCTGCCGTGGCACCAACCAAAAGTagcggacgacgaagacgacggcgacgacgacacaaAAGACGTTCAGAACGATGCCGGTGTCGACGAAGTGGACTCGGAAGACGTGCCGCAATTCCCCAACGGCCTTTGGCAACAGCTCTGGTCTCGAATGAATCCGGCGGTCTGTTTGGCTCCGGATACGGCTTGCACCGGTACCGTGATGGGAGACGCAACGGCGATTGACTTGGACCGGGAAGTGCCCAAACTTCTACGAGATCTTAAACAGCCAGGCAACGAGCGAACGGAGGCACTGCAGCGACTTTACAAACTCTCCGATCGACAGCGGAAAAACAATCGGTACGTAAGAATAGGGAAACCCCTCGGCGACTGCTCTACCACCAAGACCTCTATTGTTTTGACCGTGAAACTCACAGTCCCCACTCTGCACAGTGTACCCATTGTTGCCGTGGTTAATTCCGAGCAAGAAAGTGTATTCCAAGGACTCCAACCGTGCTTGTCACCACTGGCCAGTGAAGCTGATCGTCGCCAGGCACTCCTCTTGCTCAACAATCTATGCATTCCAATGCAAAATAAAGCATTTATACTGCTCGGGGATCAGGCCGATACGGTCTTGTCGAGTCTCATGATCATCCTGCAAAACAAGCTGCCCGAAGCATATCTAGCTGCCGCGTGCTTGTTCAATCTTTCGTACTTACCAGACGCCAAGAAAATGTTGTTTTATTACGCTCCGGTGGTGGCGCCCGAAAACATGCGCTCCCGAAATCGATTCGACCGTGGCGACAGCACGGAACAAGGAGCCCAAGCCACACAGTCGCTCATACTCTTTCGCGTCGTCGAAGAAATGTGCAACGCCTACGCCCCCGCACTCGAGAAAAAGGAGCATTCCGCGGATACCGAAGCCATTCGCTGGAGCATCGCGTTCGTACGCAACCTCGCGACGGAGGCCGTCTTGGGCTCCACCATTGCACACGACTCCGTCTTTCCGACCCTGGCCGTTCAGTATCTCAAGTCGCACGCACCCGAGGACATGGCCCGGTGGACCCAGCATTCTATGCCGGACGTGTGCCTCTCACTCATCTGGCATCTCGTGGTCTTTGAAGATTGCCTCGAGCCGTTGTTGGCGCAGGACACCCAGGACGCACTCTTGACGCTGCAAGGCCGGGGTGGCATTCACGAAATGTGGGCCCGAGCCGTCCTGAATAAACTACAGGCTGAGGAGAAcgccttccaaaaagtcgtgGTGGACGATGATCCCTAAACGATAATGGTTTTGTGTTACTACACGTGTATGTTACGTATTGACATAGAGTTGCTCGGTGCATGCTCGCTACTTTGGTGGGTGGATGTCAAAAGCGCTCGTTAGCAGTGTCAAATGTTTGGAACCAGGGA
Coding sequences:
- a CDS encoding predicted protein, which translates into the protein MISTLRTASGRAPLARISNSIGARGRGIVPANGNLDSIRRNVAPFSSMSYLIAEHETGRFREAAARPFVLAANAIDMGFSGTIIDSSESPSDSPQSVQTVAFRDLQGCGAVDDDGG
- a CDS encoding predicted protein codes for the protein MKVNGSCLCEVIRFSATLKQKHVDVCHCDMCRKWHGGMGFSVPLTEPPTLLSGKEDGQLSLYQSSEWGQRLFCKTCGSCLFYQAPDYGYYGVVPGVLDEEDQLEEMKLEIFTDQKPSYYYDFAGDTKKMTRAEFLASLESKDCGGEQTE
- a CDS encoding predicted protein, which codes for MHPSSMSPSGIAKSFLPSMSPSGTIKSFLPWHQPKVADDEDDGDDDTKDVQNDAGVDEVDSEDVPQFPNGLWQQLWSRMNPAVCLAPDTACTGTVMGDATAIDLDREVPKLLRDLKQPGNERTEALQRLYKLSDRQRKNNRYVRIGKPLGDCSTTKTSIVLTVKLTVPTLHSVPIVAVVNSEQESVFQGLQPCLSPLASEADRRQALLLLNNLCIPMQNKAFILLGDQADTVLSSLMIILQNKLPEAYLAAACLFNLSYLPDAKKMLFYYAPVVAPENMRSRNRFDRGDSTEQGAQATQSLILFRVVEEMCNAYAPALEKKEHSADTEAIRWSIAFVRNLATEAVLGSTIAHDSVFPTLAVQYLKSHAPEDMARWTQHSMPDVCLSLIWHLVVFEDCLEPLLAQDTQDALLTLQGRGGIHEMWARAVLNKLQAEENAFQKVVVDDDP